From Nocardioides faecalis:
GATGAGTTCTCCGTTCATCCGGACTCTGGACAGCAGCGCGAGTAGTTCTGGTGAGTCGGCGGGCCTACCGCGCGCAGGCGCGGATTGCCCTCGTCCATCACGGTCACTGCCGAGCTGAGGGGATTCGGCGCAGTGCGGATTCGAGTTCGTCGAGTCGTAGCCGGATGGAGCGGCGCCCGCATTGGTAGGCGGGGATAGTGCCGTCGCTGATGCGGCGGCGGATGGTCCGGGTGGACAGGGACATGATTTCGGCGGCTTCGTCGAGGCTGACGTAGACGGGGAGTTCTCGCTTCCTAGTCACGGGGCTTCTCCTGGCTGGGCATGTGGTGCGAGCGGCTGGTCGTGGTGGCGGAGCTAAGGAATCGGCGGGTTTCGGCGACGGTGATGTAGAGGCGGCCGCAGCCGTTGACGCGGGCCCAGCCGGGGGCCGACGCCGCGTCGGCGCCAGTCGCGGACGGTGCGTTGGGGGGGGTGCGGATGAGGTCGCAGAACTCTTCGACGGTGATGAGTCCTCCGTCGTCCCAGTCGTCGGGGACCTGGATGGGCACGGCGCGCGGGCCGTAACCGGGGAGGCGAACGCGCCATGTCAGCAGGGTCGCTTTCGGCACGCCGAGATAGCCGCAGGCGTCGTCAGTGCTCAGGAACGGGTCTCGGGCCATCGAGACGGCGGTGTCTGACGTGCTCATGTTGGTGGACATCTGTTCTCCTTGGCCGGCATCACTGCCTAGGTGCACGGGCCTCGCCTGCGCGAGCCGGTGGCCCGCGGTCAGATGTTCGGGACTTCGACAGCCCGTCCTTTGGTCGGTCGATGGATCAGCGCGGAGTGCAGGTCAACTCGCGTCGGTCCCGGGGTGGCCTCGGGCGGTTCGTCCTTGGGGCGCAGTCGCTCCCGCACGGTCTTCACCACTGCGAGATCGGTCGCCGACGTGATCGGGACGAAGCGCTCACGAACCGGGTGGACCAGCTGCCCGCCCCCGCCCACAATTCGCGGAAGAGTCACGCGCTTGAAGAAGGCGCCACGCTCGACTCCGTCCTCGATGACGTCGGCGATGCGGTCGTCGAGGCGGTGGAACAGCAACTGGAATCCAGAGAGGACACGTGGCTCAAGGATGGTGTCCTTGGGGAGGGCTTTCAGTCGCGTGACGGCATTCGCACCTTCGGCCACGGCCAGTCCGCCCGTTCCGAGAAGGCCCCCGACCTCGCGTAGCTGCTTCTGCATGACCGAGTAGGTCTCGGCGCGCGTGGTCCATCGCTCGGCGAGACGTTGGTCGATCCGGGCGGCGTACGGTGCGAGGTGCGCGGAGACGAGGCGTTGGGAGTCCACGACCAGGCGAAGGTTGGTCGCGTTGGGCACGGAATTCATCCGGATCACGAGGTTGTGCTGGGCCTGCAGCACGCCGAGGATCCCTGGACGCTCCGGGCCGGTGATGACCTTCGTCTTCGGTCGCCAGCCGAGGTGATCGACGGCGTAGTCCGGCTGGGCGAGGTTCACGTCGAGGGCAGCAGCCAGCGAGGCCCAGCCGAGACGAGCGATCTGGGCGAGCGGCTCCCAACCGGGTGTGTTCTTGTACCGTCGGTCGAGGACGACCAGTGCTTGGGTCAACGCGGCGACGTCGCCGACGAGCGCCTGGGCCTGGGGAGCGGTCATCTGTGCGGACACCTGCTCGCTGGTGTCGTGTTCAGCGAGGGCCGCTGCACGGGCAGCGAGACGCCATCGGTCCACCATCGGGTTGGCGTTCGGCGTGGCCAGGGCATCAGCCGACGCCGGGCTCGCGCTCGACTGGTGCTTCGCGAGGTCGATCGTCCGCGCCAGTTCGCCGGCTGCTGTTAGATGCGAACTGCTGGTGCCGACCGATCGGAACGGATTCGGCTGTGCCGGCGGCATGTTGGAGAAGGCCAGTGGGCTTGCGGCGCGCATGGCTTGGCTGAGCCAGGCGATGACACTCTGGCGGTAGGTCCGGATCAGACCACCGAGTTCCTCACGCTCCCCGGCCGTCGTCCCCACGAGCCGCTGCTGGACGCGATGTTGCCGGAGAAGTGCCGCGAACTCGGCACGCATCGCCGCGCCGGTCTCCCCGTACATCAGGTGCCGTCCAACGCGTATGCGTCATCGAGCATCGCGAGGACGAGCTCCACTGTGAGCGTGTCGACGCCGTGCTGCTCCAGCTCCTCGAGCGCTGACGTCGCGATGGCGAGCAGGATGGCTCGGTCCTCGGTCAGCCCTACGGCGTCGGCCGATGGGCACTCGTCCCCGTGGATACGATCGAGTTCGATGAGGACGAGCTCGTATGCCGATGAGGCGTCGATGGTCGATGCCTGATCGGCGAGCGCAGCGAGGTAGGAGCGCGCTTGCGCCAAGGTGAGTGCGTGGGGGAGAAGCACGATCGACTCCCTTCCTGGGTGGAGCGCCACCATTGCCCCGCTGTCGAGCCACGTCGCCGGTGATCGGAATGCCTGTGGAATCCAGGTGCGCAGCGGCGTCCATGGGACGGATCTGGTTCAGCCGAGCAGGGCTCGGTTGGCCATGGCCTCGGCGGTCTTCCGTCTGAGAACGTCGGCTCGAACGGCCTCCTCGAAGTCCTGACGCCGGTCGGCGATGGAAACCTCGCCGCCGAGCTCGACGCCCTTCTCGCCGGGCCAGACGGTCTGGCGGGTCGGGCGGTCACGATCGAGGCGGGTGCCGCAGGTCGCGACCCAGTCCCGCAGCCGATGCCGGGCGTCGGCGAAGTCCCGCATCCACGCGATCGGCGCCGAGGGGCTGGCGGATTCGTGGTAGCAGCTGAGCCAGTGAGTGTGCAGCGCCGAGAGTTCCCATACGAGCTCGTCGTGGCGATGCCAGTACGGCGGAACTATCGACGGCGGTAGCCCGTAGGTCACTTTTAGCCAGGTCACCCAGGCGTCCAGGTCATGCCACTCGCGGTCAGCGTCCTCGGAACCGAGGAGATTCCAGTTGATCGACTCCGGCGGACGCTCGAGGAGATCGGCCACTCCACGGTAGTCGTTGGGCTCCTCGTACGTGCCCATGATCGACAGCGGCTCAGATCGCGATGGGCGGCGGCTCGGGGACCGGCGAGAGCGGCCGCTCGGGCGCGGCGTGCCGGCCGCGCTGGACCACGTAGTCGGTCCTGTTCGCGTTGTGGCCGATCTTCCTTGCGACGAACTCTTCCTTGACGATGCCCACGCCGGTGCGGCTCTCGACCTCGTACTCGTGGATGTAACCGCTCGCCACGAACGAGTCGCCCTTGTGGAACCGCGCGTGGGTCTCGCGGGCCGTGCCCTCGAACGCGACCATGTCGTGGAAGGTCGGGTCGAGTTTGGTGAACTCGCCGTTGACCTCGCGGCACCACTGCTCTACGCCGACCCGTAACCGGCAGCATTCGGCGCCCTGCTTGGTGAAGTGAAGCTCCGGCGCGGACGCGACGAAGCCGACGAGGCTCATCTGGGTCGGGATAGACATTTTGACTCCTGGGTCGGGCAGCGCATCTTGCGAGCTGCGTTCAGGAGTTAGGTGCGAGCGCGAGGACAAGGCGTCGGTGTGTAGCCCCATTCGCGGGGGAAAGACGCACCCCCGGTGGCTTCGACCTGCGGTTCCGGCAACCGAAGTTGAGTGACGCTCTATGCAGTGAGCGGCGCTTTCGGGCGAGCTAGCGGTGCGCGGGCCGGCCCGTCGAATCGACTTGTCGTCTACCCGCCGCGCTGGGCCATGATGCGACGGCGCGACCGTTGTACGGTCGAGCATTCGCGAAGTTTCAGTTAGGAGGATGCAGGATGGGTTTCTTCGACAGGGCTCTGGGTGCCGTCGCCGGTATCGGTGGGGGAGAGGGCGCCGGTAGCAGGAACTCGGGCGGCGATACGGAGACGGCTACATGTCCGTTCTGTGGTTCGGAGAAGGACCCGATTGACATCTCGGCTGACTACGGGTGTGAGGACTGTGACGATCCCTACTCGGGGCCGAAGTACTGCTGTGGTGGGATCTATGAGCATGGCGAAGACACCTGCGCGAGTTGCGGGGAGCCATTGTGAGTAGACGGGCCGGGGTAGGGCTTGACTGATGACTCGCCTCCCCAGGGCCGAAGTTAAATATGGCTCCAACGGCTACAAGCACTCGCTGTCGAACCGTTCGTTCACCTTCTGCCAAGTAGGCGAGTCTCGGTCGTCGTGGTCCTGAAGCCGCTCCGCTAGGGCGGGACACGGTCCCAGCGGCACGTCAGGATTGGAGTCATCGGAGTCATCGCCCCGATGTCCGAAGTAACCCCTGCCGAGACCGAAGATTATAACGACGGCCGCCGCAACGAGGAACAGGATCACGACCAATCCGAAGCCGGCCTCGGCGCGCTCATATGCTTTGTCGCCCCCCGTGCTCTGATTGGCAATCTTGCGTAGGTGCCGCGCGTGGGCGGGCTTTATGCCGTTCTCTGTCGCACTCTCGACTGTCCACCCCGAACTTGCGTGAAACCAGCCGCCGCAGGAGCAGTGACCGTTTGCGGCACTGCTGCCAACGGCAGTCTTCTTCACGGTCACAGTCAGCATGTGACCCTCGCTGGCGTCAGT
This genomic window contains:
- a CDS encoding single-stranded DNA-binding protein — translated: MSLVGFVASAPELHFTKQGAECCRLRVGVEQWCREVNGEFTKLDPTFHDMVAFEGTARETHARFHKGDSFVASGYIHEYEVESRTGVGIVKEEFVARKIGHNANRTDYVVQRGRHAAPERPLSPVPEPPPIAI
- a CDS encoding helix-turn-helix transcriptional regulator codes for the protein MTRKRELPVYVSLDEAAEIMSLSTRTIRRRISDGTIPAYQCGRRSIRLRLDELESALRRIPSARQ